One segment of Solanum lycopersicum chromosome 1, SLM_r2.1 DNA contains the following:
- the LOC101265670 gene encoding G-type lectin S-receptor-like serine/threonine-protein kinase LECRK3, producing the protein MAKVSLLLSHFLLNLLILSPNFAFSQTKNDVRIGSSLIAGDDKTSPWISPNEDFAFGFQQLGDENQFIVSIWYNKIPEKTIIWYANGDNPCPKGSRIELLADRGLVLTSPQQDEASISDPLIGIVAYGTMKDTGNFVLVNRHSDSLWQSFNQTKDTILPTQEFREGFKISSRRSETSFSKGRFLLRMFQNGNIGIASLNLPSEYINENFYLIRSIDQLNATNYVMKFNESGSILLLVNNSQEFVLSQGEIGSSARFYHRATLNYDGVFALYQRLKDSKNDVWSTVWSVPDNICYSFPSEKGSGVCGYNRICRLSIDKRPDCQCPRAFTLVDPEDDYRGCIPDYVQDCGNNQEDAGSQVEMETITNIDWPTSDYELLQPLDEEKCKNACLNDCMCAVSIIRENSCWKKKLPLSNGRVDNRVNSKAFIKRKKGTFRENTNSSKPKNKKQETIILIVSVFLGSSVFVNCLLLGVLSLGFLLVYRNKRLTFDRNGSSMDQTLRYFSYKDLSKATEGFKEERGRGAFGIVYKGVVDIGKPIAVAVKKLDRIVQDGDKEFKTEVNVIGQTHHKNLVRLIGFCDEGPHRLLVYEFLNNGSLASFLFGDLKLTWNQRTQVALGIARGLLYLHDECITQIIHCDIKPQNILLDDQYEPRISDFGLSKLLRMDQSETQTAIRGTKGYVAPEWFRNMPITLKVDVYSFGVLLLEIICCRRNVDYEVGEDKAILTYWAYDCYQQGTMYQLVENDFDAMSDMKKLEKFLMVAIWCIQEDPSLRPTMKKVVLMLEEIVEVPSPPCPNPYRSEHSLVDAI; encoded by the coding sequence ATGGCCAAAGTGAGTTTATTACTTTCTCATTTCTTGCTAAACTTATTGATTCTTAGTccaaattttgcattttctcAAACCAAAAATGATGTGAGAATTGGATCATCACTCATTGCTGGTGATGATAAAACATCTCCATGGATTTCTCCAAATGAAGATTTTGCATTTGGATTCCAACAACTAGGTGATGAAAATCAATTCATAGTATCAATATGGTACAACAAAATACCCGAAAAAACAATAATATGGTATGCAAATGGTGACAATCCATGCCCTAAAGGATCAAGAATCGAGCTTCTTGCTGATCGCGGACTAGTCCTTACTAGTCCACAGCAAGACGAGGCATCGATATCTGATCCTTTGATAGGCATAGTTGCTTATGGTACTATGAAAGATACCGGTAATTTCGTGCTTGTAAACAGGCATTCTGATAGTTTATGGCAAAGTTTCAATCAAACCAAAGACACAATCTTGCCAACTCAAGAATTCAGAGAAGGATTCAAGATTTCATCTCGTCGTTCTGAGACAAGTTTTTCGAAAGGGAGGTTCTTGTTAAGGATGTTTCAAAATGGTAACATTGGAATTGCTAGTTTGAACTTGCCAAGTGAGTATATAAATGAGAACTTTTACTTGATTCGAAGCATCGATCAGTTGAATGCAACGAATTATGTGATGAAGTTCAATGAATCAGGTTCTATTTTGTTGTTGGTGAATAACAGTCAAGAGTTTGTTCTCTCACAAGGTGAGATTGGATCATCAGCACGGTTTTATCATCGTGCTACGCTCAATTATGATGGCGTGTTTGCTCTGTATCAACGTTTGAAAGACTCGAAAAATGATGTATGGTCTACTGTTTGGTCAGTTCCTGATAATATATGTTATAGTTTTCCTTCAGAGAAAGGTAGTGGTGTTTGTGGATATAACAGAATTTGTAGACTAAGTATAGATAAAAGACCAGATTGTCAATGCCCGAGAGCGTTTACACTAGTTGATCCAGAGGATGACTACAGAGGATGTATACCGGACTACGTGCAGGATTGTGGTAACAATCAAGAAGATGCGGGAAGTCAGGTTGAGATGGAAACGATAACAAACATCGATTGGCCTACGAGTGATTATGAGCTACTTCAGCCTTTAGATGAAGAGAAATGTAAGAATGCTTGTTTGAATGATTGCATGTGTGCTGTTTCGATTATTCGTGAGAATAGTTGTTGGAAGAAAAAACTACCACTTTCGAATGGCAGAGTAGATAACAGAGTGAATTCGAAAGCATTCATCAAACGAAAGAAGGGTACTTTTCGAGAAAATACTAACTCCTCAAAGCCTaaaaacaagaaacaagaaacTATCATACTTATTGTATCTGTGTTTTTAGGTAGTTCTGTTTTTGTTAACTGTTTGCTTCTTGGAGTACTTTCACTAGGTTTTTTGCTAGTTTATCGTAACAAAAGACTAACATTTGATCGAAATGGAAGTTCTATGGATCAAACGTTGAGGTACTTTTCTTACAAAGATCTATCAAAAGCCACGGAGGGGTTCAAGGAAGAACGTGGACGAGGGGCATTTGGGATTGTCTACAAAGGTGTAGTTGATATTGGTAAGCCTATCGCGGTGGCTGTAAAGAAATTGGATCGGATAGTACAAGACGGGGATAAGGAATTCAAGACTGAAGTTAATGTGATAGGACAAACTCATCACAAGAATTTAGTCCGTTTAATCGGATTTTGTGATGAAGGTCCTCATAGATTGCTTGTATATGAGTTCTTGAACAATGGTTCATTAGCAAGTTTCCTTTTTGGTGATCTAAAATTGACATGGAACCAAAGGACTCAAGTGGCACTTGGGATAGCAAGAGGGCTATTGTATTTGCACGACGAGTGTATCACACAAATCATTCATTGTGACATCAAACCTCAAAACATACTTCTTGATGATCAATATGAACCAAGAATATCGGATTTTGGATTATCAAAGTTGTTGAGGATGGATCAATCGGAGACTCAAACAGCGATAAGAGGGACAAAAGGATACGTTGCTCCTGAATGGTTTCGAAACATGCCAATCACATTGAAAGTAGATGTGTATAGCTTTGGTGTTTTACTCCTTGAGATCATTTGTTGTAGGAGAAATGTGGACTATGAAGTTGGTGAAGACAAGGCAATTTTAACTTATTGGGCTTATGATTGTTACCAACAAGGCACAATGTATCAACTTGttgaaaatgattttgatgcaATGAGtgatatgaaaaaattagaaaaatttctAATGGTTGCTATTTGGTGTATTCAAGAAGATCCTTCATTGAGACCTACAATGAAAAAGGTTGTCTTAATGCTTGAAGAAATTGTTGAAGTTCCTAGTCCTCCATGCCCAAATCCTTATAGGAGTGAACACTCTCTTGTAGACGCGATATAG